One genomic segment of Polyangiaceae bacterium includes these proteins:
- a CDS encoding methyltransferase, whose product MREVSACDRFAMLGRDYHSVEDIIDGRVVEPTPPAWCEGRGLTDYLLGLSDDALLRMEMHGVQRDDAVPAALADIARMVRRELGGWPQLAAVARPVEAPGASVRKRTQVAAFVEQVVRGLPRATRIVDFGAGLGHLTHALQSTLRIATLGLEHDGRRVVRARESVLSGAQFDVRDASAEQSLESGDLAVGLHACGDLGDSLLRQAVRASAHVMLVSCCLQKVRSRVRPALSSTGRHVALSFSHVALSLSNLSNWRDPAKLLDIHRSRETRQALRQLLIHRGVALQPGEETHGVHRRKFKRGLPMAAPLACRHRDLTAPSDEEVRHFEGLARREYAVLRRLSLPRILLGRLVECAVVLDRAAYLEEHGYRVRTHALVPSDVTPRNLTIVAAAGSGGRG is encoded by the coding sequence ATGCGTGAGGTCTCAGCGTGCGATCGCTTTGCCATGTTGGGCCGCGACTACCACAGCGTAGAAGACATCATCGATGGTCGCGTCGTGGAACCCACACCGCCAGCGTGGTGCGAAGGGCGTGGGCTCACGGACTACCTACTCGGTCTCTCTGACGATGCGCTCCTGCGAATGGAGATGCACGGGGTGCAGCGCGACGACGCGGTGCCAGCGGCGCTCGCGGATATTGCTCGGATGGTTCGGCGTGAACTCGGCGGCTGGCCCCAACTGGCAGCAGTCGCGCGGCCCGTCGAAGCGCCGGGAGCAAGCGTTCGCAAGCGCACTCAAGTGGCAGCCTTCGTCGAACAGGTCGTACGAGGTTTGCCGCGAGCGACGCGCATCGTCGACTTCGGAGCGGGCCTGGGACACCTGACGCACGCGCTCCAAAGCACACTGCGCATAGCAACGCTCGGGCTCGAACACGATGGACGGCGAGTGGTGCGAGCACGCGAAAGTGTGCTCAGCGGAGCACAGTTCGACGTGAGAGACGCGAGCGCAGAGCAGTCCCTCGAGAGCGGCGACCTCGCCGTTGGTCTGCATGCCTGCGGTGATCTAGGCGACTCGCTGTTGCGTCAGGCGGTGCGAGCCAGTGCGCACGTCATGCTCGTGTCGTGCTGCCTGCAGAAGGTGCGTTCCCGGGTGCGACCCGCGCTGTCATCGACCGGAAGGCACGTTGCGCTGTCGTTCTCGCACGTGGCGCTGAGTCTGTCCAACTTGAGCAATTGGCGCGACCCCGCCAAACTGCTCGACATTCATCGCAGTCGGGAGACGCGCCAAGCGCTGAGACAGCTGCTGATCCACCGCGGTGTAGCGCTGCAGCCCGGGGAAGAGACCCACGGCGTCCATCGGCGGAAGTTCAAGCGAGGCCTGCCGATGGCGGCGCCGCTCGCCTGTCGCCACCGCGACTTGACCGCGCCTAGCGACGAGGAAGTCCGCCACTTCGAGGGGTTGGCTCGACGCGAGTATGCTGTGCTACGCCGACTGAGTTTGCCGCGCATCCTCTTGGGTCGGCTGGTCGAGTGCGCCGTAGTGCTCGATCGCGCGGCCTACTTGGAGGAGCACGGCTACCGGGTCCGGACTCATGCACTGGTTCCAAGCGACGTGACGCCGCGAAACCTCACGATCGTGGCCGCGGCCGGCTCAGGAGGCCGCGGCTGA
- a CDS encoding enoyl-CoA hydratase/isomerase family protein — MKEIILDAPGKNALSTELISAVRAALATADGEPVLLTGARDAFSAGLNLKEVRAFDANSAATFLRELAQLVLDLFHYPGPTVALINGHAIAGGCVLALCADYRVMRSDLGAKIGLNETAIGLPLPPVVAKLCRARLPTAHVERLVLGAELHDAEDALALGLVDEISEGASALAGQRLAALAAHPSQAYLQNKRMLRAGALECSAEELARFERQGLPIWASEATKAMVDRLLKPKA; from the coding sequence ATGAAAGAAATCATCTTGGACGCACCGGGCAAGAATGCCCTGAGTACGGAGTTGATCAGCGCTGTTCGCGCGGCCCTGGCGACGGCGGACGGAGAGCCCGTGCTACTGACCGGTGCACGCGATGCTTTCAGCGCAGGCTTGAATCTCAAGGAGGTTCGCGCCTTCGACGCGAACAGCGCGGCGACGTTCCTCCGAGAATTGGCGCAGCTGGTCCTCGACCTATTCCACTACCCCGGACCAACCGTAGCGCTGATCAACGGACACGCCATCGCAGGCGGCTGCGTTCTCGCCCTCTGCGCCGACTACCGCGTGATGCGTTCGGACCTAGGCGCGAAGATTGGTCTCAACGAAACCGCCATCGGGCTTCCGTTGCCACCTGTGGTTGCCAAGCTCTGCCGCGCGCGACTGCCCACCGCGCACGTGGAACGCTTGGTGCTCGGCGCAGAGCTCCATGACGCGGAAGACGCGCTGGCATTGGGCCTGGTAGACGAGATCTCCGAGGGCGCCAGCGCTCTGGCAGGTCAACGTTTAGCCGCGCTGGCTGCGCACCCTTCACAGGCGTACCTGCAGAACAAGCGAATGCTTCGCGCGGGAGCCCTAGAGTGCTCCGCCGAGGAGCTGGCGCGATTCGAGCGTCAAGGCTTGCCTATTTGGGCATCCGAAGCGACCAAAGCCATGGTGGATCGCTTGCTGAAGCCAAAAGCATGA